The Danio rerio strain Tuebingen ecotype United States chromosome 1, GRCz12tu, whole genome shotgun sequence genome includes a region encoding these proteins:
- the ugt5b6 gene encoding UDP glucuronosyltransferase 5 family, polypeptide B6 precursor codes for MNGQFFKVILPVTLTILLVTVPVVQSGKVLVFPVDVSHWVNMKILVEALHAKGHNITVMRMADSWYIKEFSPHYTSINLKSAGGFGEDFLETFASRLMAILREGSIWGRLKLEAEVWQTTWKMIETESVMIVNMIEDQKLMQLLKDAKYDVILTDPTIFGGVILGHYLKLPMVYNARWTIYSEAHFAIAPSPLSYVPFPSLELSDRMSFLERVCNVVMYTIIEIGAALVIAPINDALAERFIGPGTSYLSLVQGADLWLHRVDFVFEYPRPTMPNIVYMAGFQCKPSKPLPQDLEDFVQSSGDHGVIIMSLGTLIGQLPEDVAEAIAEAFAELPQKIIWRYKGKRPSALGNNTLVMDWMPQNDLLGHSKTRAFVAHGGTNGVQEAIYHGVPIIGFGLIFDQPDNLSKMRVRGAAKNVDFATMDKESFLKTVKEVLYNPTYRENMQRLSRLHKDVPVKPLDNAIFWIEFVMRHKGAAHLRTESNKMPWYSYHSVDVILVLISAVSLIILTIFAVIRYFCCRICMKKTKSKHE; via the coding sequence ATGAACGGACAGTTTTTCAAGGTGATTTTGCCAGTCACATTAACCATTCTGCTAGTGACTGTCCCAGTTGTTCAGAGTGGGAAGGTTCTTGTCTTTCCTGTGGATGTTAGTCACTGGGTCAACATGAAAATCTTGGTTGAAGCACTTCATGCCAAAGGTCACAATATTACAGTCATGAGGATGGCAGACAGCTGGTACATCAAAGAGTTCTCACCTCACTACACTTCAATAAATCTCAAGTCTGCAGGAGGATTTGGTGAAGACTTCCTCGAGACATTTGCATCCAGACTTATGGCAATTTTAAGGGAAGGTTCCATCTGGGGTCGTCTAAAGCTGGAGGCAGAGGTGTGGCAAACTACTTGGAAGATGATAGAAACAGAAAGTGTAATGATAGTCAACATGATTGAAGACCAGAAGCTAATGCAGTTGTTAAAAGATGCCAAGTATGATGTTATTCTCACAGATCCAACCATTTTTGGAGGGGTCATATTGGGTCATTACCTCAAACTCCCCATGGTCTACAATGCCCGTTGGACAATTTACAGTGAAGCCCATTTTGCAATAGCTCCTTCTCCACTTTCTTATGTACCTTTTCCATCTCTGGAATTATCAGATCGCATGAGTTTCTTGGAAAGGGTATGTAATGTAGTAATGTACACCATAATTGAAATAGGGGCTGCTTTAGTGATTGCTCCAATTAATGATGCACTTGCTGAGCGGTTCATTGGCCCAGGAACATCCTACCTTTCCTTAGTTCAGGGAGCTGATCTGTGGCTCCACAGAGTTGATTTTGTGTTTGAATATCCACGTCCCACTATGCCAAACATCGTCTACATGGCAGGTTTTCAATGCAAGCCATCAAAACCTCTCCCACAAGATCTGGAGGATTTTGTTCAGAGCTCTGGTGATCATGGTGTCATCATCATGTCTCTGGGGACTCTCATTGGTCAGCTTCCTGAAGATGTGGCCGAGGCAATTGCTGAAGCTTTCGCAGAACTTCCACAGAAGATCATCTGGAGGTACAAAGGAAAGAGACCTTCTGCACTAGGAAACAACACCTTAGTGATGGACTGGATGCCTCAGAATGATCTACTGGGTCATTCCAAGACCAGAGCCTTTGTGGCACATGGAGGAACTAATGGAGTTCAAGAAGCCATCTACCACGGGGTGCCAATCATCGGATTTGGCCTGATTTTTGACCAGCCTGACAATCTTTCTAAAATGAGAGTGAGAGGTGCAGCCAAGAATGTAGACTTTGCCACAATGGATAAGGAGTCATTCCTTAAAACGGTCAAAGAGGTTCTTTATAATCCCACTTATCGGGAGAACATGCAGAGACTCTCAAGGCTTCACAAGGATGTTCCAGTGAAGCCTCTGGACAACGCCATCTTCTGGATTGAGTTTGTTATGAGACACAAAGGTGCCGCTCACTTGCGCACAGAGTCGAACAAAATGCCCTGGTACTCCTATCACTCTGTTGATGTTATTCTGGTGCTGATTTCTGCTGTGTCACTCATAATCCTGACCATATTTGCAGTTATCAGATATTTCTGCTGCAGAATatgcatgaaaaaaacaaaaagcaaacatgaatga
- the ugt5b4 gene encoding UDP glucuronosyltransferase 5 family, polypeptide B4 precursor (The RefSeq protein has 3 substitutions compared to this genomic sequence), with product MNRKVFHMLWPVTLCLLLVMAPVVESGNVLVFPVDGSHWVNMNILVEALHAKGHNITVIRMSDSWYIKEFSPHYTSITLKSSGGFSEDILETFASRLITILRDGSTWGRLKLEMEMWQSSLKIMETEREMIINMIEDQQLIDSLKKTKYDLFLTDPAMYGGVILGNYLKLPIVYNVRWAIFGEGHFVIAPSPLSYVPVAMLELPDRMSFLERVKNVVMYIITETQIAFLIAPTYNVLCERFIGPGVNLFNLVQGADLWLHRADFVFEYPRPTMPNIVYMAGFQCKPSKPLPKDLEDFVQSSGDHGVIVMSLGTIIGQLPDDVAEAIAEAFAELPQKIIWRYKGKRPSALGNNTLIMDWMPQNDLLGHPKTRAFVAHGGTNGVQEAIYHGVPIIGFGLIFDQPDNLSKMRVRGAAKNVDFATMDKESFLKTVKEVLYDPSYRENMQRLSRLHKDVPVKPLDNAIFWIEFVMRHKGAAHLRTESYKMPWYSYHSVDVILVLISAVSLIILSIYAVIRYFCCKICMRKTKIKRQ from the coding sequence atgAACAGAAAGGTTTTTCACATGCTTTGGCCAGTCACATTATGCCTTCTACTAGTAATGGCTCCAGTTGTTGAGAGCGGGAATGTTCTTGTCTTTCCTGTGGATGGCAGTCACTGGGTCAACATGAACATCTTGGTTGAAGCACTTCATGCCAAAGGCCACAATATTACAGTCATTCGGATGTCAGACAGCTGGTACATCAAAGAGTTCTCACCTCACTACACATCAATTACACTAAAGTCTTCGGGAGGATTTAGTGAAGACATCCTTGAGACGTTTGCATCCAGACTTATAACCATTTTAAGGGACGGTTCCACATGGGGTCGTCTAAAGTTAGAGATGGAGATGTGGCAAAGTTCATTAAAGATTATGGAAACAGAACGTGAGATGATAATCAACATGATTGAAGATCAGCAGCTTAtagattctttaaaaaaaacaaagtacgATTTATTTCTTACCGATCCTGCCATGTACGGAGGGGTCATATTGGGTAACTATCTTAAACTGCCCATTGTTTACAATGTCCGTTGGGCTATTTTTGGTGAAGGTCATTTTGTTATAGCTCCATCTCCACTTTCTTATGTTCCTGTTGCAATGCTAGAGTTACCAGACCGCATGAGTTTCTTGGAAAGAGTTAAGAATGTTGTGATGTACATTATAACAGAAACACAAATTGCCTTTTTGATTGCCCCAACTTACAATGTTCTCTGTGAACGCTTTATTGGCCCAGGAGTAAATTTATTCAACTTAGTTCAGGGAGCTGATCTGTGGCTCCATAGAGCTGATTTTGTGTTTGAATATCCACGTCCCACTATGCCAAACATCGTCTACATGGCAGGTTTTCAATGCAAGCCATCAAAGCCTCTCCCAAAAGATCTGGAGGACTTTGTTCAGAGCTCGGGTGATCATGGTGTCATCATCATGTCTCTGGGAACTATAATTGGTCAGCTTCCCGATGATGTGGCCGAGGCAATTGCTGAAGCCTTTGCAGAACTTCCACAGAAGATCATCTGGAGGTACAAAGGAAAGAGACCGTCTGCACTAGGAAACAACACTTTGATTATGGACTGGATGCCTCAGAATGATCTTCTGGGTCATCCCAAGACCAGAGCCTTTGTTGCACATGGAGGAACCAATGGAGTTCAAGAAGCCATCTACCACGGGGTGCCAATCATCGGATTTGGCCTGATTTTTGATCAGCCTGACAATCTTTCTAAAATGAGAGTGAGAGGTGCAGCCAAGAATGTAGACTTTGCCACAATGGATAAGGAGTCATTCCTTAAAACGGTCAAAGAGGTACTCTATGATCCCTCTTATCGGGAGAACATGCAGAGACTCTCAAGGCTTCACAAGGACGTTCCAGTGAAGCCTCTGGACAACGCCATCTTCTGGATTGAGTTTGTTATGAGACACAAAGGTGCCGCTCACTTGCGCACAGAGTCGTACAAAATGCCCTGGTACTCTTATCACTCTGTTGATGTTATTCTGGTGCTGATTTCTGCTGTGTCACTCATAATCTTGACCATATATGCAGTTATGCGATATTTCTGCTGCAAAATATGCAtgagaaaaacaaaaatcaaacgtCAATGA
- the ugt5b2 gene encoding UDP glucuronosyltransferase 5 family, polypeptide B2 precursor (The RefSeq protein has 5 substitutions compared to this genomic sequence) has product MNGQWFQVIWPITLTLLLPSVPVAQCGKVLVFPVDGSHWVNMNILVEALSAKGHDVTVMRTASSCYIKEFSPHYTSINLKSKGGYNKEVLEQFASRIMHILRDGSTWGHLKLQADMWQSFLKIFEAEREMIVNMIEDQQLMQSLKDAKYDLILTDPNMFGGVILGHYLKLPMVYNVRWAGYNEAHFSIAPSPLSYVPMPSLELSDRMSFLQRVYNVVMYIFIEIGAALVISPINDALAERFIGPGTSFLSLVQGADLWLHRVDFVFEYPRPTMPNVIYMAGFQCKPSKPLPQDLEDFVQSSGDHGVIIMSLGTLIDKLPDDVAEAIAEAFAELPQKIIWRYKGKRPSALGNNTLIMDWMPQNDLLGHPKTRAFVAHGGTNGIQEAIYHGVPIIGFGLIFDQPDNLSKMRVRGAAKNVDFATMNKESFLTTVKEVLYDPSYRENMQRLSRLHKDVPVKPLDNAIFWIEFVMRHKGAAHLRTESYKMPWYSYHSVDVILVLISAVSLIILSIYAVIRYFCCRICMRKTKIKHE; this is encoded by the coding sequence ATGAATGGACAGTGGTTTCAGGTGATATGGCCAATCAGGTTAACTCTTCTGCTTGCATCTGTCCCAGTTGCTCAATGTGGGAAAGTTCTTGTCTTTCCTGTGGATGGCAGTCACTGGGTCAACATGAACATCTTGGTTGAAGCACTTTCTGCCAAAGGTCATGATGTTACAGTCATGAGGACGGCAAGCAGCTGCTACATAAAAGAATTCTCACCTCACTACACTTCAATAAACCTGAAGTCTAAAGGAGGATATAATAAAGAAGTCCTTGAACAATTTGCATCCAGAATAATGCACATACTGAGGGACGGTTCCACGTGGGGTCATCTGAAGCTGCAGGCAGATATGTGGCAAagctttttaaagatttttgaaGCAGAACGTGAGATGATTGTCAACATGATCGAAGATCAGCAGCTTATGCAGTCTTTAAAAGATGCTGAGTATGATCTGATTCTTACAGACCCAAACATGTTTGGAGGGGTCATATTAGGTCACTATCTCAAACTGCCCATGGTCTACAATGTCCGTTGGGCAGGTTATAATGAAGCCCATTTTTCAATAGCTCCTTCTCCACTTTCTTATGTACCTATGCCATCACTGGAATTATCAGATCGCATGAGTTTTTTGCAAAGGGTATATAATGTAGTAATGTACATCTTTATTGAAATAGGGGCTGCTTTGGTGATTTCTCCAATTAATGATGCACTTGCTGAACGGTTCATTGGTCCAGGAACATCCTTTCTTTCCTTAGTTCAGGGAGCTGATCTGTGGCTCCATAGAGTTGATTTTGTGTTTGAATATCCACGTCCCACTATGCCAAACGTCATCTACATGGCAGGTTTTCAATGCAAGCCATCAAAACCTCTCCCACAAGATCTGGAGGATTTTGTTCAGAGCTCTGGTGATCATGGTGTCATCATCATGTCTCTGGGGACTTTGATTGATAAGCTTCCTGATGATGTGGCCGAGGGGATTGCTGAAGCCTTTGCAGAACTTCCACAGAAGATCATCTGGAGGTACAAAGGAAAGAGACCGTCTGCACTAGGAAACAACACTTTAATAATGGACTGGATGCCTCAGAATGATCTTCTGGGTCATCCCAAGACCAGAGCCTTTGTTGCACATGGAGGAACTAATGGAATTCAAGAAGCCATCTACCACGGGGTGCCAATCATTGGATTTGGCCTGATTTTTGACCAACCAGACAATCTTTCTAAAATGAGAGTGAGAGGTGCAGCCAAGAATGTAGACTTTGCCACAATGGATAAGGAGTCTTTCCTTACAACGGTCAAAGAGGTACTCTATGATCCCTCttatagggagaacatgcagagaCTCTCAAGGCTTCACAAGGACGTTCCAGTGAAGCCTCTGGACAACGCCATCTTCTGGATTGAGTTTGTTATGAGACACAAAGGTGCCGCTCACTTGCGCACAGAGTCGTACAAAATGCCCTGGTACTCTTATCACTCTGTTGATGTTATTCTGGTGCTGATTTCTGCTGTGTCACTCATAATCTTGAGCATATATGCAGTTATCAGATATTTCTGCTGCAGGATATGCAtgagaaaaacaaaaatcaaacatgAATGA
- the ugt5b1 gene encoding UDP glucuronosyltransferase 5 family, polypeptide B1 precursor (The RefSeq protein has 7 substitutions compared to this genomic sequence), with translation MIGQIFQPCGQILIALLLVTVPTAQSEKVLVFPVDGSHWVNMNILVEALHAKGHNITVIRMADSWYIKEFSPHYTSINLKSAGGFDEEFFETFAFRLMKIVREGSRWGRLKLEIETWQSTYEMIEIESEMIKNMLEDQPLMQTFRDAKYDLLLTDPLLFGGVILGHFLKLPIVYNVRWTMYNEAHFVSAPSPLSYVPFMMVELSDRMSFFQRVKNVVMFTVAEAQAALLFAPYYNALCEQFIGPGVSFLSLVQGADLWLHRVDFIFEYPRPTMPNIIYMAGFQCKPSKPLPQDLEDFVQSSGDHGVIIMSLGTLVGQLPDDVAEAIAEAFAELPQKIIWRYKGKRPSALGNNTLVMDWMPQNDLLGHPKTRAFVAHGGTNGVQEAIYHGVPIIGFGLIFDQPDNLEKMRVRGAANNVDFATMDKESFLKTVKEVLYDPSYRENMQRLSRLHKDVPVKPLDNAIFWIEFVMRHKGAAHLRTESYKMPWYSYHSVDVILVLISAVSLIILTIYAVIRYFCCRICMRTTKVKLQ, from the coding sequence ATGATTGGACAGATTTTTCAGCCCTGTGGACAAATCTTAATTGCACTTCTGCTAGTGACTGTTCCAACTGCTCAAAGCGAGAAGGTTCTTGTCTTTCCTGTGGATGGCAGTCACTGGGTCAACATGAACATCTTGGTTGAAGCTCTTCATGCCAAAGGTCACAATATTACAGTCATTCGGATGGCAGACAGCTGGTACATCAAAGAGTTCTCACCTCACTACACATCAGTAAATCTCAAGTCTGCAGGAGGATTCGATGAAGAATTTTTTGAGACGTTTGCATTCAGACTCATGAAAATTGTGAGAGAAGGTTCCCGCTGGGGTCGTTTAAAACTGGAGATAGAGACATGGCAAAGTACTTATGAGATGATCAAAATAGAAAGTGAGATGATAAAGAATATGTTGGAAGACCAACCGCTTATGCAGACTTTTAGGGATGCCAAGTATGATTTGCTCCTTACAGATCCCCTATTGTTTGGGGGTGTTATTTTGGGCCACTTTCTGAAGCTTCCCATTGTCTACAATGTCCGTTGGACAATGTATAATGAAGCTCATTTTGTCAGTGCTCCATCTCCACTTTCTTATGTTCCTTTTATGATGGTGGAATTATCAGACCGCATGAGCTTTTTTCAGAGAGTAAAGAATGTTGTGATGTTCACTGTAGCCGAAGCACAAGCAGCTTTGCTTTTTGCTCCATATTATAACGCACTTTGTGAACACTTCATTGGTCCAGGAGTCTCATTCCTTTCCTTAGTTCAGGGAGCTGATCTGTGGCTTCATAgagttgattttatttttgaatatccACGTCCCACTATGCCAAACATCATCTACATGGCAGGTTTTCAATGCAAGCCATCAAAGCCTCTCCCACAAGATCTGGAGGACTTTGTCCAGAGCTCGGGTGATCATGGTGTCATCATCATGTCTCTGGGGACTCTCATTGGTCAGCTTCCCGATGATGTGGCTGAGGCAATTGCTGAAGCTTTCGCAGAACTTCCACAGAAGATCATCTGGAGGTACAAAGGAAAGAGGCCGTCTGCACTAGGAAACAACACCTTAGTGATGGACTGGATGCCTCAGAATGATCTTCTGGGTCATCCCAAGACCAGAGCCTTCGTGGCACATGGAGGAACCAATGGAGTTCAAGAAGCTATCTACCACGGGGTGCCAATCATCGGATTTGGCCTGATTTTTGACCAACCTGACAATCTTGAAAAAATGAGAGTGAGAGGTGCAGCCAACAATGTAGACTTTGCCACAGTGGATAAGGAGTCTTTCCTTAAAACGGTCAAAGAGGTACTCTATGATCCCTCTTATCGGGAGAACATGCAGAGACTCTCAAGGCTTCACAAGGATGTTCCAGTGAAGCCTCTGGACAACGCCATCTTCTGGATTGAGTTTGTTATGAGACACAAAGGTGCCGCTCACTTGCGCACAGAGTCGTACAAAATGCCCTGGTACTCTTATCACTCTGTTGATGTTATTCTGGTGCTGATTTCTGCTGTGTCACTCATAATCTTGAGCATATATGCAGTTATCAGATATTTCTGCTGCAGAATATGCATGAAAACAACAAAAGTCAAACTTCAGTAA
- the ugt5b3 gene encoding UDP glucuronosyltransferase 5 family, polypeptide B3 precursor (The RefSeq protein has 6 substitutions, 1 frameshift compared to this genomic sequence) yields MNGKVFHMRWPVTLTLLLVTVPVVESGNVLVFPVDVSHWVNMNVLVEALHAKGHNITVMRMADSWYIKEFSPHYTSVNLKSSGGLSEDFIGPFVSRLMNILREGSTWGRLKLEIEMWQTSLKMIEIEREMITNMIEDQQLMQSLKKAKFDLILTDPAMYGGVMLGHYLKLPIVYNVRWTIFGEGHFAIAPSPLSYVPVPMLEIPDRMSFLERVKNVVMYIITETQIAFLIAPTYNALCERFIGPEVNFGNLVQEADLWLHRADFVFEYPRPTMPNIVYMAGFQCKPSKPLPQDLEDFVQSSGDHGVIVMSLGTLIGQLPDDVAEAIAEAFAELPQKIIWRYKGKRPSALGNNTLVMDWMPQNDLLGHPKTRAFVAHGGTNGVQEAIYHGVPIIGFGLIFDQPDNLSKMRVRGAAKNVDFATMDKESFLKTVKEVLYDPSYRENMQRLSRLHKDVPVKPLDNAIFWIEFVMRHKGAAHLRTESYKMPWYSYHSVDVILVLISAVSLIILSIYAVIRYFCCRICMRTTKNKRVSLN; encoded by the exons ATGAATGGAAAGGTTTTTCACATGCGTTGGCCAGTCACATTAACCCTTCTACTAGTAACTGTTCCAGTTGTTGAGAGCGGGAATGTTCTTGTTTTTCCTGTGGATGGCAGTCACTGGGTCAACATGAACGTCTTGGTTGAAGCACTTCATGCCAAAGGTCACAATATTACAGTCATTCGGATGGCAGACAGCTGGTACATCAAAGAGTTCTCACCTCACTACACATCAGTAAATCTCAAGTCCTCAGGAGGACTCAGTGAAGACTTCATCGGGCCATTTGTATCCAGACTTATGAACATTTTGAGGGAAGGTTCAACATGGGGTCGTGTAAAGTTAGAGATAGAGATGTGGCAAACTAGTCTGAAGATGATTGAAATAGAGCGTGAAATGATAACCAATATGATTGAAGATCAGCAGCTTATGCAGTCTTTAAaaaaagcaaagtttgatttgatTCTTACTGATCCTGCCATGTACGGAGGGGTCATGTTGGGTCACTATCTTAAACTGCCTATTGTCTACAATGTCCGTTGGACAATATTTGGTGAAGGTCATTTTGCAATAGCTCCATCTCCGCTTTCTTATGTTCCTGTTCCAATGCTGGAGATACCAGACCGCATGAGTTTCTTAGAAAGAGTTAAGAATGTTGTGATGTACATAATAACAGAAACACAAATTGCTTTTTTAATTGCCCCAACTTACAATGCTCTCTGTGAACGCTTCATTGGCCCAGAAGTAAATTTTGACAACTTAGTTCAGGAAGCTGATCTGTGGCTCCATAGAGCTGATTTTGTGTTTGAATATCCACGTCCCACTATGCCAAACATCGTCTACATGGCAGGTTTTCAATGCAAGCCATCAAAGCCTCTCCCACAAGATCTGGAGGACTTTGTTCAGAGCTCTGGTAATCATGGTGTCATTGTCATGTCTCTGGGGACTCTCATTGGTCAGCTTCCTGATGATGTGGCCGAGGCAATTGCTGAAGCTTTTGCAGAACTTCCACAGAAGATCATCTGGAGGTACAAAGGAAAGAGACCGTCTGCACTAGGAAACAACACCTTAGTGATGGACTGGATGCCTCAGAATGATCTTCTGGGTCATCCCAAGACCAGAGCCTTCGTGGCACATGGAGGAACCAATGGAGTTCAAGAAGCCATCTACCACGGGGTGCCAATCATTGGATTTGGCCTGATTTTTGACCAACCTGACAATCTTTCTAAAATGAGAGTGAGAGGTGCAGCCAAGAATGTAGACTTTGCCACAATGGATAAGGAGTCTTTCCTTACAACGGTCAAAGAGGTACTCTATGATCCCTCTTATCGGGAGAACATGCAGAGACTCTCAAGGCTTCACAAGGACGTTCCAGTGAAGCCTCTGGACAACGCCATCTTCTGGATTGAGTTTGTTATGAGACACAAAGGTGCCGCTCACTTGCGCACAGAGTCGTACAAAATGCCCTGGTACTCCTATCACTCTGTTGATGTTATTCTGGTGCTGATTTCTGCTGTGTCACTCATAATCTTGAGCATATATGCAGTTATCAGATATTTCTGCTGCAGAATATGCATgagaacaacaaaaaacaaaagag tgagtttaaattaa